From the genome of Biomphalaria glabrata chromosome 1, xgBioGlab47.1, whole genome shotgun sequence, one region includes:
- the LOC106079629 gene encoding uncharacterized protein LOC106079629 isoform X1, which produces MYEFGRSMDSNKMESRDLLDAVPEKKYDCEPRQGSLLLNSGQLKRPTSLCRPSPDFGISRYSLASDIPETNCIKQHNLSSFIQSLGLISVTSLVVALLSLFILNTLIGVSRPCSELQVNSYYLHATQVAGLSNHSSQTHPAVQNETLWMASFAITSLIIAACLCCLLVCSMQCFLASKILKTCAGEERAHKFLRECSSSRILAVTGLFISIPIFIIDVALLLVLLIPHRQAIVSGLILGVGVLFCLLILIQNCYHWRLEKSRAESGLPVYDSYFSFPKGLHNSPRKQPELCTLV; this is translated from the exons ATGTATGAATTTGGGAGATCGATGGACAGCAATAAAATGGAAAGCAGGGATCTGCTAGACGCTGTCCCTGAAAAAAAGTACGACTGCGAACCCAGACAGGGATCTTTATTGCTTAATTCGGGACAACTAAAGCGACCAACAAG TTTATGCAGACCTAGTCCTGATTTTGGGATCTCGAGGTACAGCCTAGCGAGTGACATCCCTGAAACTAACTGTATTAAACAACATAATCTCAGCAGTTTCATTCAAAG tctaGGTCTCATTTCGGTGACATCTCTAGTTGTCGCCCTTCTCTCGTTATTCATCTTAAATACCCTCATTGGTGTCAGTCGCCCCTGCTCAGAACTTCAGGTCAACTCTTATTACCTACATGCCACGCAAGTAGCAGGGTTGTCAAACCATAGCAGCCAAACACATCCCGCGGTACAGAATGAAACCCTTTGGATGGCCAGCTTTGCTATCACTTCACTGATCATTGCAGCTTGCTTGTGTTGCCTGTTAGTCTGCTCGATGCAATGCTTTTTGGCTTCCAAAATACTAAAGACATGTGCTGGTGAAGAGAG agcTCACAAGTTTCTTCGCGAATGTTCCAGTAGTCGAATATTGGCAGTTACAGGACTATTCATAAGCATACCAATCTTTATAATAG ACGTGGCTCTGTTGCTAGTGCTGCTGATCCCACATAGGCAGGCCATTGTGTCCGGTCTTATCCTAGGAGTCGGGGTTCTTTTCTGccttctaattttaatacagaACTGCTACCACTGGAGGCTGGAGAAGAGCAGGGCTGAGAGTGGTCTCCCCGTCTATGACAG CTACTTTAGTTTTCCGAAAGGGCTGCACAACAGTCCAAGAAAACAACCCGAGCTATGTACCTTGGTGTAG
- the LOC106079629 gene encoding uncharacterized protein LOC106079629 isoform X2, with the protein MYEFGRSMDSNKMESRDLLDAVPEKKYDCEPRQGSLLLNSGQLKRPTSLCRPSPDFGISRYSLASDIPETNCIKQHNLSSFIQRAHKFLRECSSSRILAVTGLFISIPIFIIDVALLLVLLIPHRQAIVSGLILGVGVLFCLLILIQNCYHWRLEKSRAESGLPVYDSYFSFPKGLHNSPRKQPELCTLV; encoded by the exons ATGTATGAATTTGGGAGATCGATGGACAGCAATAAAATGGAAAGCAGGGATCTGCTAGACGCTGTCCCTGAAAAAAAGTACGACTGCGAACCCAGACAGGGATCTTTATTGCTTAATTCGGGACAACTAAAGCGACCAACAAG TTTATGCAGACCTAGTCCTGATTTTGGGATCTCGAGGTACAGCCTAGCGAGTGACATCCCTGAAACTAACTGTATTAAACAACATAATCTCAGCAGTTTCATTCAAAG agcTCACAAGTTTCTTCGCGAATGTTCCAGTAGTCGAATATTGGCAGTTACAGGACTATTCATAAGCATACCAATCTTTATAATAG ACGTGGCTCTGTTGCTAGTGCTGCTGATCCCACATAGGCAGGCCATTGTGTCCGGTCTTATCCTAGGAGTCGGGGTTCTTTTCTGccttctaattttaatacagaACTGCTACCACTGGAGGCTGGAGAAGAGCAGGGCTGAGAGTGGTCTCCCCGTCTATGACAG CTACTTTAGTTTTCCGAAAGGGCTGCACAACAGTCCAAGAAAACAACCCGAGCTATGTACCTTGGTGTAG